One Amorphoplanes digitatis genomic window carries:
- the helR gene encoding RNA polymerase recycling motor ATPase HelR encodes MEEVDAVSRRLSTSMFDLPERLSAKAEPALIARDEQHFAAIAERLDQLTAELSDRLDAARRAPGGSGQRALDRDQEILRLTARLRDLRRFGADLCLGRMVGTDEPEPVYVGRRGLTDSAGRRLLVDWRSPVAEPFFGATHANPMGLASRRRYRWTRGRIGDYWDEVFTPDGLEDRAALDDQSAFIASLGASRSPRMRDVLGTIQADQDAIIRAGSRGALVVDGGPGTGKTVVALHRTAYLLYSDPRLGHRRGGVLFIGPHQPYLAYVADVLPSLGEEDVQICTVRDLVPEGAVAGVEADPEVARLKSSASVVRAVEAAVRFYEEPPATGMTVTTEDADIALTADDWAEAFRAAGAGTPHNEARDEIWEELLTLLVAKYDGDEPEEQLRRTLSRNRELHSAVNRAWPLLDPADLVGDLWSVPAYLRRCAPWLDRDEVRALQRADARAWTVSDLPLLDAARQRLGDPEASRRRRRFDAAVATKSEQMDRVVDDLIAADDDGLGLVTMLRHQDLQYILVDETVATGADPDRLAGPFAHIVVDEAQELTDAEWQMLLLRCPSRSFTIVGDRAQARHGFTESWRERLTRIGLDRIDLASLSINYRTPAEVMAQAEPVIRAVLPDANVPVSIRSGGLPVVHAAAAELGPILDAWLAAHAEGIACVIGDPTFEATARVRSLTPELSKGLEFDLVVLVDPDGFGDGIEGAVDRYVAMTRATGQLAILTSPRR; translated from the coding sequence ATGGAAGAGGTTGACGCCGTGAGCCGCCGCCTGAGCACCAGCATGTTCGACCTTCCCGAGCGCCTGTCCGCCAAGGCCGAGCCGGCCCTGATCGCCCGCGACGAGCAACACTTCGCGGCCATCGCCGAGCGCCTCGATCAGTTGACCGCCGAGCTGTCCGACCGCCTCGACGCCGCACGCCGGGCGCCCGGCGGCTCCGGGCAGCGGGCGCTGGACCGGGACCAGGAGATCCTCCGGCTGACCGCCCGCCTTCGGGATCTGCGGCGCTTCGGCGCCGACCTGTGCCTGGGCCGCATGGTCGGTACGGACGAACCCGAGCCGGTGTACGTCGGGCGGCGCGGCCTCACCGACAGCGCGGGCCGCCGGCTGCTCGTCGACTGGCGCTCGCCGGTCGCCGAGCCGTTCTTCGGCGCGACGCACGCCAACCCGATGGGCCTGGCCAGCCGCCGCCGGTACCGCTGGACCCGCGGCCGGATCGGCGACTACTGGGACGAGGTGTTCACCCCGGATGGGCTCGAGGACCGCGCCGCGCTCGACGACCAGTCCGCGTTCATCGCCAGCCTCGGCGCCAGCCGGTCGCCCCGGATGCGCGACGTGCTCGGCACCATCCAGGCCGACCAGGACGCCATCATCCGGGCCGGATCGCGCGGCGCGCTGGTCGTCGACGGCGGTCCGGGTACCGGAAAGACCGTCGTCGCGCTGCACCGCACCGCCTACCTGCTCTACTCCGATCCCCGCCTCGGCCACCGCCGCGGCGGCGTGCTGTTCATCGGACCGCACCAGCCCTACCTGGCCTACGTCGCCGACGTCCTGCCCAGCCTCGGCGAGGAGGACGTGCAGATCTGCACCGTCCGGGACCTCGTGCCCGAGGGCGCCGTCGCGGGGGTCGAGGCCGACCCGGAGGTGGCCCGCCTGAAGTCGTCCGCGAGCGTGGTGCGGGCGGTCGAGGCGGCCGTCCGGTTCTACGAGGAGCCGCCCGCCACGGGCATGACGGTCACGACCGAGGACGCCGACATCGCGCTGACCGCCGACGACTGGGCCGAGGCGTTCCGGGCGGCCGGCGCCGGCACCCCGCACAACGAGGCGCGCGACGAGATCTGGGAGGAACTGCTCACCCTGCTGGTGGCGAAGTACGACGGCGACGAGCCGGAGGAGCAGCTGCGCCGCACGCTGTCGCGCAACCGGGAGCTGCACTCGGCGGTCAACCGGGCCTGGCCGCTGCTGGACCCGGCGGACCTCGTCGGCGACCTGTGGTCGGTACCCGCCTACCTGCGCAGGTGCGCACCCTGGCTCGACCGCGACGAGGTGCGGGCGCTCCAGCGCGCCGACGCCCGGGCCTGGACGGTGTCCGACCTGCCGCTGCTCGACGCGGCACGGCAGCGACTCGGCGACCCGGAGGCGTCGCGGCGCCGGCGCCGCTTCGACGCGGCGGTCGCCACCAAGAGCGAGCAGATGGACCGGGTCGTCGACGACCTGATCGCCGCCGACGACGACGGCCTCGGCCTGGTGACGATGCTGCGCCACCAGGACCTCCAGTACATCCTGGTGGACGAGACGGTGGCGACCGGCGCCGACCCGGACCGGCTCGCCGGGCCGTTCGCGCACATCGTCGTCGACGAGGCGCAGGAGCTGACCGACGCCGAGTGGCAGATGCTGCTGCTGCGCTGCCCGTCGCGCAGCTTCACCATCGTCGGCGACCGCGCGCAGGCCCGGCACGGGTTCACCGAGTCGTGGCGGGAGCGGCTGACGCGGATCGGGCTCGACCGGATCGACCTGGCCTCGCTGAGCATCAACTACCGGACGCCGGCGGAGGTCATGGCGCAGGCCGAGCCGGTCATCCGGGCCGTGCTCCCGGACGCCAACGTGCCGGTCTCGATCCGCAGCGGCGGCCTACCCGTCGTGCACGCGGCCGCCGCGGAGCTGGGCCCGATCCTCGACGCCTGGCTCGCCGCGCACGCCGAGGGCATCGCCTGCGTCATCGGCGATCCCACGTTCGAGGCGACGGCCCGCGTCCGGTCGCTGACCCCGGAGCTGTCCAAGGGCCTCGAGTTCGACCTGGTCGTCCTCGTCGACCCGGACGGGTTCGGCGACGGCATCGAGGGCGCGGTCGACCGCTACGTCGCGATGACCCGGGCGACGGGGCAGCTCGCCATCCTCACGAGCCCCCGGCGCTGA
- a CDS encoding nitronate monooxygenase has translation MLLDSAHPVVVAPMAGGPSTARLVAAAASAGAAGFLAAGYKAPDAVAREVAELRETGLPYGLNIFVPSPPPADVAPLEEYRRVLEAEARRYSVTLPPLRLDDDDHYAAKVELAVAAAVPMVSFTFGVPDPAVVAALRGAGSAVLVTVTDVGEARRAAAAGPDALIVQAGAAGGHSATTSPSGYDGSSTAPELVRAVAAAVGLPVVAAGGTGTAADVRRLLAAGAVAVQAGTVFLLAGEAGTRPAQREAMLSGRFAQTVVTRAFTGHPARALRNRFTDAYSACAPIGYPAVHHLTAPIRAAAAERGDPEALNLWAGTAHAEARPGPVAEILSRLSAGGS, from the coding sequence ATGCTGCTGGACTCCGCACATCCGGTCGTGGTGGCTCCGATGGCCGGCGGGCCGTCGACGGCCCGGCTGGTGGCGGCGGCCGCGTCCGCCGGCGCGGCGGGGTTCCTCGCGGCCGGTTACAAGGCGCCGGACGCGGTGGCGCGCGAGGTGGCGGAGCTGCGCGAGACCGGCCTGCCGTACGGGCTGAACATCTTCGTGCCGTCGCCGCCGCCGGCCGACGTCGCCCCGCTGGAGGAGTACCGGCGGGTGCTGGAGGCGGAGGCGCGGCGCTACTCGGTCACGCTCCCGCCGCTGCGGCTCGACGACGACGACCACTACGCGGCCAAGGTGGAGCTCGCGGTCGCCGCCGCCGTGCCGATGGTCAGCTTCACGTTCGGGGTACCCGATCCGGCGGTCGTCGCGGCGCTGCGCGGCGCGGGGTCCGCGGTGCTGGTGACGGTCACCGACGTCGGCGAGGCGCGGCGGGCCGCCGCCGCCGGGCCGGACGCGCTGATCGTCCAGGCCGGCGCGGCCGGCGGCCACTCCGCCACGACCTCGCCGTCGGGGTACGACGGCTCCTCGACCGCGCCGGAGCTGGTCCGCGCCGTGGCGGCGGCGGTGGGCCTGCCGGTCGTCGCGGCCGGCGGCACCGGCACCGCGGCGGACGTGCGGCGCCTGCTGGCGGCGGGCGCGGTCGCGGTGCAGGCGGGCACGGTGTTCCTGCTGGCGGGGGAGGCCGGTACCCGGCCGGCGCAGCGCGAGGCGATGCTCTCCGGGCGGTTCGCGCAGACGGTGGTGACCCGGGCGTTCACCGGCCATCCCGCCCGGGCGCTGCGGAACAGGTTCACCGACGCCTACTCGGCGTGCGCGCCGATCGGGTATCCCGCGGTGCACCACCTGACCGCGCCGATCCGGGCGGCGGCCGCGGAGCGCGGCGACCCCGAGGCGCTCAATCTGTGGGCGGGCACCGCGCACGCCGAGGCCCGGCCCGGCCCGGTGGCCGAGATCCTGTCCCGGCTCAGCGCCGGGGGCTCGTGA
- a CDS encoding cyclic-phosphate processing receiver domain-containing protein: MTGDPPPVVLVDDLRSFADGRAAAVARTSAAGVLLLERYRHRRLEQLWLDHDLGGDDTIWPVVEVLERAAFEGRPFDIGVVNIHSANPAGAGKMAQALRRWGYDVRIASGSAEVGYPG, translated from the coding sequence GTGACCGGCGATCCGCCGCCCGTCGTCCTCGTCGACGACCTGCGCTCGTTCGCCGACGGCCGCGCCGCCGCGGTGGCACGCACCAGCGCGGCCGGCGTGCTGCTCCTCGAGCGCTACCGCCACCGGCGGCTGGAGCAGCTCTGGCTCGACCATGACCTCGGCGGGGACGACACGATCTGGCCGGTCGTGGAGGTCCTGGAGCGGGCCGCCTTCGAGGGACGGCCGTTCGACATCGGCGTCGTCAACATCCACTCCGCCAATCCGGCCGGTGCCGGGAAAATGGCACAGGCCCTGCGGCGCTGGGGTTACGACGTCCGGATCGCCTCGGGGTCCGCGGAGGTCGGCTATCCGGGGTGA
- a CDS encoding (2Fe-2S)-binding protein, producing the protein MYVCICARVRECEVRAAVRGGARCEDTVGEACGAGTGCGSCHPRIAEIIDAEAPANTPVGAAR; encoded by the coding sequence ATGTACGTGTGCATCTGCGCCCGCGTCCGCGAATGCGAGGTGCGCGCGGCCGTCCGCGGCGGAGCCCGCTGCGAGGACACGGTCGGCGAGGCCTGCGGCGCCGGCACCGGGTGCGGCAGCTGCCACCCGCGGATCGCCGAGATCATCGACGCCGAGGCCCCCGCGAACACGCCGGTCGGCGCAGCACGATGA
- a CDS encoding AAA family ATPase codes for MARVLVTGMSGAGKTTLLGELSRRGHRTVDTDYEGWTSPDGTWDEARMAALLAERAGVVVSGTVANQGRFYGRFDHVVLLSAPLSVLLDRVATRPDNPYGRTAGQRAEIERYVAEVEPLLRRGATVELDGRRPVAELADAVEKLLTGGRRRRRTLPEPG; via the coding sequence GTGGCACGGGTGCTGGTGACCGGCATGTCGGGTGCGGGCAAGACCACGCTGCTCGGCGAGTTGTCGCGTCGCGGCCACCGGACCGTCGACACCGACTACGAGGGCTGGACCTCGCCGGACGGCACGTGGGACGAGGCGCGCATGGCGGCCCTGCTCGCCGAGCGGGCCGGGGTGGTCGTCTCGGGCACCGTGGCGAATCAGGGCCGCTTCTACGGCCGCTTCGACCACGTGGTCCTGCTCAGCGCGCCGCTGAGCGTCCTGCTCGACCGGGTGGCGACCAGGCCGGACAACCCGTACGGGCGGACGGCCGGGCAGCGTGCCGAGATCGAGCGTTACGTGGCCGAGGTGGAACCCCTGCTGCGCCGGGGCGCCACGGTCGAGCTCGACGGCCGCCGCCCGGTGGCCGAACTGGCCGACGCCGTCGAGAAACTGCTCACCGGGGGACGCCGAAGACGTCGGACATTGCCCGAGCCGGGGTGA
- a CDS encoding TetR/AcrR family transcriptional regulator — MIIAQHEAAAAAPEDAGDYRRRLLDGLAGSIVDVGYRNTTVADIVRRARTSRRTFYAHFPDREACYAALLADENRRMIDQITAAVDPAAPWTAQVRQAVEAWIACAESRPEITLSWIRDLPSLGAAARDLQRDRQEAFVTMIQALCATEAWSAVRAGPVSRQLAIMLLGGLRELTATTVEDGGRLRDNTEFAIRASAALLGPGPDLSPPPAH; from the coding sequence GTGATCATCGCGCAGCACGAAGCCGCCGCGGCCGCACCGGAGGACGCGGGCGATTACCGCCGGCGCCTGCTCGACGGCCTGGCCGGGTCGATCGTGGACGTCGGCTACCGGAACACCACGGTCGCCGACATCGTGCGCCGGGCGCGTACCTCCCGGCGCACCTTCTACGCGCACTTCCCGGACCGGGAGGCCTGCTACGCCGCGCTGCTCGCCGACGAGAACCGGCGGATGATCGACCAGATCACCGCCGCCGTCGACCCGGCCGCACCCTGGACCGCCCAGGTGCGGCAGGCCGTCGAGGCCTGGATCGCCTGCGCCGAGTCCCGGCCCGAGATCACGCTCAGCTGGATCCGCGACCTGCCGTCGCTCGGCGCGGCGGCCCGCGACCTGCAACGCGACCGCCAGGAAGCCTTCGTCACCATGATCCAGGCGCTCTGTGCCACCGAGGCCTGGAGCGCCGTCCGCGCGGGCCCGGTCTCCCGGCAACTCGCGATCATGCTGCTCGGCGGCCTCCGCGAACTCACGGCCACGACCGTGGAGGACGGCGGACGCCTGCGCGACAACACGGAGTTCGCCATCCGCGCCAGCGCCGCCCTGCTCGGCCCGGGCCCGGATCTGTCACCCCCGCCGGCCCACTGA
- a CDS encoding DUF2278 family protein translates to MTSGYGVLRADLDRWVREDDQSTPHLQIRALDRTGQPWRIAVNVQSDTGSEVVYWLVDPLLDHPVSAGLAARPTGFSTAAPTPAEALDYVRAPLFDWRAGTALPASGSASADDLQDLLVLHLQQCKNAGGELFAFGTKFDRNLHKPIDAQFGNLDGLHGIHNIHLNQGNTGRHAGDNGVLHDGGLILAHPDRHVGLFLAFQSQAVPTDDTGKPAAQSRLIAELIGGRPAPTRPPAATGDVYLERALLNPAGDDVGKEAVVIGNLANATGKLDGWRLVDKSGRVTPLDGVTLVPGGSALVALDGTGVQLSNAGGNLVLLDHTGRQVDAVVFTAADTAAGDRFVRFKR, encoded by the coding sequence ATGACAAGTGGCTACGGAGTGCTGCGCGCGGACCTGGACCGCTGGGTGCGGGAGGACGACCAGTCGACGCCGCACCTGCAGATCAGGGCGCTGGACCGGACCGGGCAGCCCTGGCGGATCGCGGTGAACGTGCAGTCCGACACCGGCTCGGAGGTCGTCTACTGGCTCGTCGACCCGCTGCTCGACCATCCCGTCTCGGCCGGACTCGCGGCCCGGCCGACCGGCTTCAGCACCGCGGCACCCACGCCGGCGGAGGCGCTGGACTATGTGCGTGCCCCGCTGTTCGACTGGCGGGCCGGCACCGCCCTGCCGGCCAGCGGCAGCGCCTCCGCCGACGACCTCCAGGACCTGCTGGTCCTGCACCTGCAACAGTGCAAGAACGCGGGCGGCGAGCTGTTCGCGTTCGGCACCAAATTCGACCGCAACCTGCACAAGCCGATCGACGCGCAGTTCGGCAACCTCGACGGCCTGCACGGCATCCACAACATCCACCTCAACCAGGGCAACACCGGCCGGCACGCCGGCGACAACGGCGTCCTGCACGACGGCGGCCTGATCCTCGCCCACCCGGACCGCCACGTCGGGCTCTTCCTGGCGTTCCAGTCCCAGGCGGTGCCGACCGACGACACGGGAAAGCCGGCGGCGCAGTCGCGGCTCATCGCGGAACTGATCGGCGGCCGGCCGGCGCCGACCCGGCCTCCGGCGGCCACCGGAGACGTCTACCTGGAGCGTGCGCTGCTCAACCCGGCCGGCGACGACGTCGGCAAGGAGGCCGTGGTGATCGGCAACCTGGCGAACGCCACCGGAAAGCTCGACGGCTGGCGGCTGGTCGACAAATCGGGCCGGGTCACCCCGCTCGACGGCGTCACCCTGGTGCCCGGCGGGTCGGCGCTGGTCGCGCTCGACGGCACCGGTGTGCAGCTGAGCAACGCCGGTGGCAACCTCGTGCTCCTCGACCACACCGGACGCCAGGTCGACGCGGTCGTCTTCACCGCCGCGGACACCGCGGCCGGCGACCGCTTCGTGCGCTTCAAGCGCTGA
- the bglS gene encoding beta-glucanase, whose translation MFRTRSRTAVRLTLAAIGIVVAAVTAADNGPAETSTGGSFVGHLDRDDAVHWHPADGWSNGGMFNAGWRADHVRFRAGVTSINLSAATCPGGCSGKPYASGEYRTNELYSYGRFEARMKAVKSSGVVTAFFTYTGPTDDHPWDEIDVEILGKNTNQMQTNYFTDGEGDHETVVDLGFDASAAYHVYAIDWRRDAIRWFVDGRLVHQEDGSRGALPTHPQRIMMSLWPGIDADAWLGAFSYPGAPLTARYDWVRYTRY comes from the coding sequence GTGTTCAGAACGCGATCTCGCACCGCGGTCAGGCTGACGCTCGCCGCTATCGGCATCGTCGTCGCCGCGGTGACCGCGGCCGACAACGGGCCGGCCGAGACCTCGACCGGCGGCAGCTTCGTCGGCCACCTCGACCGGGACGACGCCGTCCACTGGCACCCGGCCGACGGCTGGAGCAACGGCGGCATGTTCAACGCCGGCTGGCGCGCCGACCACGTCCGGTTCAGGGCCGGCGTCACGAGCATCAACCTCAGCGCCGCGACCTGCCCGGGCGGGTGCTCGGGCAAGCCGTACGCCTCCGGCGAGTACCGCACCAACGAGCTCTACTCCTACGGCCGTTTCGAGGCGCGGATGAAGGCCGTCAAGAGCTCCGGCGTCGTGACCGCGTTCTTCACCTACACCGGACCGACCGACGACCATCCCTGGGACGAGATCGACGTGGAGATCCTCGGGAAGAACACCAACCAGATGCAGACCAACTACTTCACCGACGGCGAGGGTGACCACGAGACCGTCGTCGACCTGGGCTTCGACGCCTCGGCCGCGTACCACGTCTACGCCATCGACTGGCGGCGCGACGCGATCAGGTGGTTCGTCGACGGCCGGCTCGTCCACCAGGAGGACGGCTCGCGCGGCGCGCTGCCGACCCACCCGCAGCGAATCATGATGAGCCTCTGGCCGGGCATCGACGCCGACGCCTGGCTGGGCGCGTTCTCCTATCCCGGTGCGCCGCTGACCGCCCGCTACGACTGGGTCAGATACACCAGATACTGA
- a CDS encoding cytochrome P450, whose translation MTVVTLPPGPTVPPLVQTAYALTVNRRGMDRMRDRYGDTFTVNLPPYGRALVISGPDEIKQLFMAGFEAADNPVRNLGKVLGPGSLFALGGEEHHRRRKLLVPPFHGRRLSAYEKIVEDEAVREMASWPEGRAFPTLGSMTRITLNIILRAVFGAEGAEFAALRELLPRMMKIGSWLAVLPEPKVDLGRWGPWGRFAAVRREYDDIVARLISKAERDPALEEHDDILALMLLSRYDDGTRMSHSDIADQLLTLLAAGHETTATTLAWAVERLRRHPAILGALVDEADAGGSALREATILEVERSRPVIDFVGRQVKSESLRLGPWVVPKGYTILVSIALLHEDGSVFPNPLAFDPSRFQGTRPDLYRWIPFGGGSRRCIGAAFANMEIDVVLRTMLRDVVLLPTDEPDERWHSRGIANAPARGGRAIIRRRGARV comes from the coding sequence ATGACCGTCGTCACGCTCCCTCCCGGCCCGACGGTTCCCCCGCTGGTGCAGACCGCCTACGCGCTGACCGTCAACCGGCGCGGGATGGACCGGATGCGGGACCGCTACGGCGACACGTTCACCGTGAACCTTCCGCCCTACGGCCGGGCCCTGGTCATCAGCGGCCCGGACGAGATCAAACAGCTGTTCATGGCCGGCTTCGAGGCCGCGGACAATCCGGTCCGGAATCTCGGCAAGGTGCTCGGCCCCGGCTCGTTGTTCGCGCTCGGCGGCGAGGAGCACCACCGGCGGCGCAAGCTGCTGGTGCCGCCGTTCCACGGCCGGCGGCTGAGCGCGTACGAGAAGATCGTCGAAGACGAGGCGGTGCGGGAGATGGCGTCCTGGCCGGAGGGCCGCGCCTTTCCCACGCTTGGTTCGATGACCCGGATCACGCTCAACATCATCCTGCGCGCGGTGTTCGGCGCCGAGGGTGCCGAGTTCGCCGCGCTGCGCGAGTTGCTGCCACGGATGATGAAGATCGGCTCGTGGCTGGCGGTGCTGCCCGAGCCGAAGGTCGACCTCGGACGGTGGGGTCCGTGGGGCCGGTTCGCGGCCGTCCGCCGCGAGTACGACGACATCGTGGCACGGCTGATCAGCAAGGCCGAGCGGGATCCCGCCCTCGAGGAGCACGACGACATCCTCGCACTGATGCTGCTCAGCCGCTACGACGACGGCACCCGCATGAGCCACAGCGACATCGCCGACCAGCTGCTCACGCTGCTCGCCGCCGGGCACGAGACGACGGCGACCACGCTCGCCTGGGCGGTCGAGCGGCTGCGCCGCCACCCGGCGATCCTCGGCGCGCTCGTCGACGAGGCGGACGCGGGCGGCAGCGCCCTGCGCGAGGCGACGATCCTCGAGGTGGAACGCTCCCGGCCGGTGATCGACTTCGTGGGGCGGCAGGTGAAGTCCGAAAGCCTTCGGCTCGGCCCGTGGGTCGTGCCGAAGGGCTACACGATCCTGGTCAGCATCGCGCTGCTCCACGAGGACGGGTCGGTGTTCCCGAACCCGCTGGCCTTCGATCCGAGCCGGTTCCAGGGCACCCGGCCGGACCTGTACCGGTGGATCCCGTTCGGCGGCGGCAGCCGGCGCTGCATCGGCGCCGCGTTCGCGAACATGGAGATCGACGTCGTCCTGCGCACCATGCTGCGCGACGTCGTCCTGCTGCCGACCGACGAGCCCGACGAGCGCTGGCACTCCCGCGGCATCGCCAACGCACCGGCCCGCGGCGGCCGCGCGATCATCCGCCGCCGCGGCGCCAGGGTGTGA
- the bfr gene encoding bacterioferritin, translating to MQGDKQVIEFLNAQLTAELTAINQYFLHAKMQDNWGYTKLAAHTRAESIDEMRHAEVLTDRILFLEALPNYQRLSPLRIGETVPEQFRADMAIEVEAVDRLRKGAAYMRSIGDITSAKVFEEILADEEHHVDYLETQLQLIETLGEALYLQNVTEHPTAG from the coding sequence ATGCAGGGCGACAAGCAGGTCATCGAGTTCCTCAACGCGCAGCTCACCGCGGAGCTGACCGCGATCAACCAGTACTTCCTGCACGCCAAGATGCAGGACAACTGGGGCTACACCAAGCTCGCCGCGCACACCCGCGCCGAGTCGATCGACGAGATGCGCCACGCCGAGGTGCTCACCGACCGCATCCTCTTCCTGGAGGCCCTGCCGAACTACCAGCGGCTCTCCCCGCTGCGCATCGGCGAGACCGTGCCGGAGCAGTTCCGCGCCGACATGGCGATCGAGGTGGAGGCGGTCGACCGCCTGCGCAAGGGTGCCGCGTACATGCGGTCGATCGGCGACATCACGTCGGCCAAGGTGTTCGAGGAGATCCTGGCCGACGAGGAACACCACGTCGACTACCTCGAGACCCAGCTCCAGCTGATCGAGACCCTCGGCGAGGCGCTGTATCTCCAGAACGTGACCGAGCACCCCACGGCGGGATAG
- a CDS encoding polysaccharide deacetylase family protein, with the protein MRRIAVMLSTMSLACGAAFIASPAQGAPASTAAVRAVSVTAQVAQVAQASRTVYLTFDDGPSGTWTPRYLDVLKKYDAKATFFTTGQNAKAHPGLTARIDREGHLLANHTWSHPNLTKLGKAKVKSQLTRTQSALGRHRSGCMRPPYGATNSSVRRWTKEVGLRTVLWDLDTRDWENSQTSNGIYNRVIRNVHNGSIVLMHDGGDSQRDSLAALKRILPKLKAKGYTFKILPGC; encoded by the coding sequence ATGCGCCGCATCGCCGTCATGTTGAGCACGATGTCGCTCGCCTGCGGGGCCGCGTTCATCGCCTCGCCCGCGCAGGGCGCGCCCGCGTCGACCGCTGCTGTGCGGGCCGTGTCCGTGACCGCGCAGGTCGCGCAGGTCGCGCAGGCCTCGCGGACGGTCTACCTCACCTTCGACGACGGGCCGTCCGGCACGTGGACACCCCGGTATCTCGACGTGCTCAAGAAGTACGACGCCAAGGCCACGTTCTTCACCACCGGGCAGAACGCCAAGGCGCACCCCGGGCTCACCGCCCGCATCGACCGCGAGGGACACCTGCTGGCCAACCACACCTGGAGCCACCCGAACCTGACAAAGCTCGGCAAGGCCAAGGTCAAGAGCCAGCTCACCCGTACGCAGAGCGCGCTCGGCCGGCACCGGAGCGGGTGCATGCGGCCGCCGTACGGCGCCACCAACTCCTCGGTGCGGCGCTGGACCAAGGAGGTCGGGCTCAGGACGGTGCTCTGGGACCTCGACACCCGCGACTGGGAGAACTCGCAGACGTCGAACGGCATCTACAACCGGGTCATCCGCAACGTGCACAACGGGTCGATCGTGCTCATGCACGACGGTGGGGACTCCCAGCGCGACTCCCTGGCGGCCCTCAAGCGGATCCTGCCGAAGCTGAAGGCCAAGGGATACACCTTCAAGATCCTGCCCGGCTGCTGA
- a CDS encoding EXLDI protein encodes MPNKTIYVSDDDLPLYQRAQELAGGTLSAAITSALRRFVEIEEGRKQGYDEIIVRVGQGLGRKQRFSGVLLAQWERSTNERTETFHVYRSRGKKFVVHVERSEAHTNVGPGAEKWNTGWRAWVGDWSANQTWTWTPAESTLHVAESLDELRDLLPTELYDLVADIVDQPAIEDLDL; translated from the coding sequence ATGCCGAACAAGACGATCTACGTTTCCGACGACGACCTGCCGCTGTACCAGCGGGCGCAGGAACTGGCCGGCGGCACGCTGTCGGCGGCGATCACCTCGGCGCTGCGCCGCTTCGTCGAGATCGAGGAGGGCCGCAAGCAGGGCTACGACGAGATCATCGTGCGCGTCGGCCAGGGCCTGGGCCGCAAGCAGCGGTTCTCCGGCGTGCTCCTGGCGCAGTGGGAACGCTCCACCAACGAGCGGACGGAGACCTTCCACGTCTACCGCTCCCGCGGCAAGAAGTTCGTGGTCCACGTCGAACGCTCCGAGGCACACACCAACGTCGGCCCCGGCGCCGAGAAGTGGAACACCGGCTGGCGCGCCTGGGTCGGCGACTGGAGCGCCAACCAGACCTGGACCTGGACGCCCGCCGAGTCCACCCTGCACGTCGCCGAGTCCCTCGACGAGCTCCGCGACCTGCTGCCCACCGAGCTCTACGACCTGGTCGCCGACATCGTCGACCAGCCCGCCATCGAGGACCTCGACCTCTGA
- a CDS encoding M15 family metallopeptidase, protein MTRRLAALTLLLASLLAAPAPAAATPAVPATFVDLAAVDPTILHDIRYAGTHNFVGRPVRGYSAPRCLLTRRTASALKTAQSRLRPRGYTLKVYDCYRPQRAVNDFAAWAGNAADNRMKGEFYPRVAKSTLFADGYLAHRSGHSRGSTVDLTLVRLPAATEPRYVPGQALVPCYAPHGRRFRDNSIDMGTGYDCFDPLAATLDPRVTGVRRANRLLLRDAMTAAGFTNYSHEWWHYTLDGEPYRSTYFDFPVA, encoded by the coding sequence GTGACACGTCGCCTCGCCGCCCTGACCCTGCTGCTCGCCTCCCTGCTCGCCGCGCCGGCGCCGGCCGCCGCCACGCCGGCGGTACCGGCCACCTTCGTCGATCTCGCCGCCGTCGACCCGACGATCCTGCACGACATCCGGTACGCGGGGACGCACAACTTCGTCGGCCGCCCCGTCCGGGGTTACTCGGCGCCACGATGCCTCCTGACCCGCAGGACGGCGTCGGCGCTGAAGACGGCGCAGAGCAGGTTGCGCCCGCGGGGCTACACCCTGAAGGTCTACGACTGCTACCGCCCGCAGCGCGCGGTGAACGACTTCGCCGCCTGGGCCGGCAACGCCGCCGACAACCGGATGAAGGGCGAGTTCTACCCGCGGGTCGCCAAGTCCACGCTGTTCGCCGACGGCTACCTGGCACACCGGTCGGGACACAGCCGCGGCAGCACCGTCGACCTGACGCTCGTCCGGCTGCCGGCCGCCACCGAGCCGCGGTACGTGCCCGGACAGGCCCTCGTGCCCTGCTACGCACCCCACGGCCGTCGCTTCCGCGACAATTCCATCGACATGGGTACGGGCTACGACTGCTTCGACCCGCTCGCCGCCACCCTCGACCCGCGGGTGACCGGCGTGCGCCGCGCCAACCGCCTGCTCCTGCGCGACGCCATGACCGCGGCCGGATTCACCAACTACTCGCACGAGTGGTGGCACTACACGCTCGACGGTGAGCCGTACCGGTCGACCTACTTCGACTTCCCGGTGGCCTGA